One genomic window of Corynebacterium sp. sy039 includes the following:
- a CDS encoding MBL fold metallo-hydrolase, producing MQHPAYSQLRPVTPSASVVLCPNPGYSSLEGTNSWVIRAPEDTCSIVIDPGPADEGHLNVLHAKAQEVGVVLLTHRHHDHADGAQRFKQLTGASVRAFDPSYCIDGAALEHGEIISVEGVTPQIEVVHTPGHTGDSVSFFIWSHEPHNSTLEGICTGDTIAGRHTTMISETDGDLGAYLDSLAILEQRGVDVHLLPGHGPDGEDVSSYAKWYIERRQQRLEQIIAAQRKLGDDVEIKHLIDEIYDDVDPVLRGAAEQSTRVALRYLAQQK from the coding sequence ATGCAACATCCTGCTTATAGTCAGTTGCGTCCGGTAACACCGTCCGCCTCTGTTGTTTTATGTCCAAACCCTGGATATTCCTCATTGGAGGGGACTAATTCCTGGGTAATTCGTGCACCTGAGGATACCTGCAGTATTGTTATCGATCCAGGTCCTGCCGACGAGGGGCACTTGAATGTGCTCCATGCTAAGGCGCAAGAAGTAGGCGTGGTGCTTTTGACTCACCGCCATCATGATCATGCTGATGGTGCGCAGCGATTCAAGCAATTAACTGGGGCAAGCGTTCGCGCTTTCGACCCATCGTATTGTATTGATGGTGCTGCGTTGGAGCATGGCGAAATCATCAGTGTTGAAGGGGTTACGCCGCAGATTGAAGTGGTGCATACTCCTGGGCACACTGGTGATTCGGTAAGCTTTTTTATCTGGAGTCATGAGCCGCATAACTCTACTCTGGAGGGCATTTGCACCGGTGATACTATTGCTGGTCGCCATACCACCATGATCTCTGAAACTGATGGCGATCTTGGGGCATATCTTGATTCTTTGGCGATTTTGGAGCAGCGCGGCGTCGACGTGCATCTGCTGCCAGGGCATGGTCCTGATGGGGAGGATGTTTCCTCTTATGCTAAGTGGTATATTGAGCGCCGCCAGCAGCGTTTGGAGCAGATTATTGCTGCCCAGCGTAAATTGGGCGACGATGTTGAGATTAAGCACCTTATCGACGAAATCTACGATGATGTTGATCCAGTTTTGCGTGGTGCTGCTGAGCAGTCAACTCGAGTAGCATTGCGGTATTTGGCGCAGCAAAAGTAA
- a CDS encoding RidA family protein: protein MSGDTSVTSRLKELNITLPAVAAPVAAYIPAARVGNQVWTSGQLPFVQGELAAVGKVGAEVSVDEAYQYARIAALNALAAVDAVVGIGNVVRILKIVGFVASAQNFHAQPAVVNGASELMAEIFGDAGMHVRSAVGVAELPLGAPVEIELVVEVAQAQ from the coding sequence ATGTCTGGCGACACCAGTGTTACTAGCCGATTAAAAGAATTGAATATCACACTGCCTGCAGTTGCTGCGCCAGTTGCGGCTTATATCCCTGCTGCTCGGGTGGGGAATCAAGTGTGGACGTCAGGTCAGTTGCCTTTTGTCCAGGGAGAGCTTGCAGCTGTAGGAAAGGTCGGCGCTGAAGTAAGCGTTGATGAGGCATATCAATACGCACGGATTGCTGCCCTTAATGCTTTAGCTGCGGTCGACGCAGTTGTGGGGATCGGCAATGTGGTTCGTATTCTAAAAATCGTTGGTTTTGTGGCTTCCGCTCAGAATTTTCATGCGCAACCCGCCGTCGTTAATGGCGCATCTGAGCTTATGGCAGAGATTTTTGGCGATGCAGGTATGCACGTGCGTTCTGCCGTGGGTGTTGCTGAATTGCCGTTGGGTGCGCCAGTTGAGATTGAGCTTGTGGTTGAAGTCGCGCAGGCGCAGTAA
- a CDS encoding DUF4177 domain-containing protein yields the protein MTKWEYATVPLLIHATKQILDNWGEEGWELVTVLPGANPENLVAYMKREVQ from the coding sequence ATGACTAAATGGGAATATGCAACTGTACCTTTGCTCATTCATGCAACAAAGCAGATTCTTGACAATTGGGGCGAAGAAGGCTGGGAGCTTGTCACTGTACTTCCAGGCGCTAATCCAGAGAACCTAGTCGCTTATATGAAGCGTGAGGTGCAGTAA
- a CDS encoding WhiB family transcriptional regulator: MTTSLLSSPKNSSSSAANLRNEWVLQAICRDGDPDALFVRGAAQREAAALCRKCPVMMQCRSDALDNKVEFGVWGGLTERQRRAILRKNPDVTDWATYLAEGGELLGL, encoded by the coding sequence ATGACTACTTCACTACTTAGTAGCCCGAAAAATTCAAGTAGCTCGGCAGCTAATCTTCGTAATGAGTGGGTATTACAGGCAATTTGTCGAGATGGGGATCCAGACGCATTATTTGTACGTGGTGCTGCACAGCGCGAAGCCGCAGCTTTATGTCGTAAATGCCCTGTGATGATGCAATGCCGGTCCGACGCATTGGATAATAAGGTTGAGTTTGGCGTATGGGGTGGGCTTACTGAGCGTCAGCGTCGTGCCATTTTGCGTAAGAATCCCGATGTTACTGATTGGGCAACTTATCTCGCCGAGGGGGGAGAACTTCTCGGACTGTAG
- a CDS encoding transglycosylase domain-containing protein: MSKWKSIGEMLAATVGAGIVCALAISPVAAIGSVAVKETNETMQSKFEDLSTGSTPGVTTVTDKNGDPIAWLYDQRRFEVPSDAISQSMKDAIVSIEDRRFYEHKGVDIQGNLRAIAANVVAGGVEQGASTIDQQYVKNYLLLVASHNEDEQAAAIETSIPRKLREMRMASDLDKQLPKDEILTRYLNLIPFGNGAYGIEAAAQTYFGIPAAQLNIPQSAMLAGMVQSSSYLNPYTNPDAVTQRRNAVLDAMANAGVISPEDAATFSAEPLAVLETPQGLPNGCIAAGNSGFFCDYVLDYLSQKGFDINQIHKGAYTIKTTLDPVVQQSAQDAVSTQVSPDAVGVADVMNVIEPGKESRRVLAMTSSRNYGLDPEAAQTVFPQASTLVGNGAGSIFKIFTAAAALEQGYGLDTIFAVPNRYETQGMGEGGAENCPAGSYCVENSGSYASQMSLRDALAYSPNTTFVKLIEQVGVADVVDISVRLGLRSYTNPGTFDGESSIADYVKDHNLGSYTLGPTAVNPLELSNVAASLASEGTWCEPNPIESITDAQGQEVSLPTPPCEQALDRDVANALAAGMSQDATKGTAQRAARAAGWKGQLAAKTGTTESHESAAFLGFNSNFAAASYIYNDGTTIVPLCTSPVYQCGTGSLYGGDEPARTWFSAAGQLNAAAGTLPGYDAKYNQGFVSSLSASYRGRDVEEVRKELTARGYDVLTQVTSGDGTEKNHVMRVDAPVPLKRGARVTVYVSDGTIPVRPTRNYNPPTTSNSYTSPDINIPTIETPNLDGIVDQLQDLLNQR; the protein is encoded by the coding sequence GTGTCAAAGTGGAAATCAATTGGAGAAATGCTCGCAGCAACCGTTGGCGCCGGCATTGTCTGCGCACTCGCCATCAGCCCGGTCGCCGCGATTGGCAGCGTTGCAGTCAAAGAAACAAATGAGACAATGCAATCAAAATTTGAGGATCTCTCCACTGGATCCACCCCCGGGGTTACTACCGTTACTGACAAGAACGGTGACCCTATAGCTTGGCTCTACGATCAACGCCGCTTCGAGGTCCCCAGCGACGCCATCTCCCAAAGCATGAAAGATGCCATCGTTTCCATCGAAGATAGACGATTCTACGAACACAAAGGCGTAGATATTCAAGGTAATCTCCGCGCCATTGCCGCCAATGTGGTTGCAGGTGGCGTCGAACAGGGCGCATCAACTATCGACCAGCAATACGTCAAGAACTATCTCCTTCTTGTCGCCTCTCACAATGAAGATGAGCAAGCAGCAGCAATCGAAACCTCTATCCCGCGTAAATTACGCGAAATGCGCATGGCATCCGACCTGGATAAACAGCTACCCAAAGACGAAATCCTCACGCGCTATCTCAACCTCATTCCCTTTGGCAATGGCGCCTACGGTATCGAAGCAGCAGCACAAACCTACTTTGGTATTCCTGCCGCACAATTGAATATCCCACAGTCGGCAATGTTAGCGGGCATGGTACAAAGTTCTTCCTACTTAAACCCCTATACCAACCCAGATGCAGTGACCCAGCGTCGTAACGCAGTGCTCGACGCAATGGCCAATGCAGGAGTTATCTCACCTGAAGATGCCGCCACGTTCAGCGCAGAACCACTAGCAGTGCTAGAAACACCGCAAGGATTACCTAATGGCTGCATCGCAGCTGGCAATAGTGGCTTTTTCTGCGACTACGTGCTTGATTACCTCTCGCAAAAAGGCTTCGACATCAACCAGATCCACAAAGGTGCCTACACCATCAAAACCACCTTGGATCCCGTCGTCCAGCAAAGCGCACAAGATGCAGTAAGCACACAGGTCAGCCCAGATGCAGTGGGTGTTGCCGATGTCATGAATGTCATCGAGCCAGGAAAAGAATCAAGGCGAGTCCTCGCCATGACCTCCTCCCGCAACTACGGACTAGACCCCGAAGCCGCCCAAACAGTATTCCCACAAGCATCCACGCTGGTCGGCAATGGCGCTGGCTCGATTTTTAAGATCTTCACCGCCGCCGCCGCACTCGAACAAGGCTATGGTTTGGACACCATCTTCGCAGTGCCCAACCGCTACGAAACCCAAGGCATGGGCGAAGGCGGTGCCGAAAACTGCCCAGCAGGCAGCTACTGCGTAGAAAACTCCGGCTCCTATGCCTCCCAAATGTCACTACGCGACGCACTGGCATACTCACCCAACACCACCTTCGTCAAACTAATCGAACAAGTTGGCGTAGCAGATGTCGTCGACATTTCCGTACGCCTCGGACTACGCTCCTACACCAACCCTGGCACCTTCGACGGAGAAAGCTCCATCGCAGACTACGTCAAAGACCATAACCTCGGCTCCTACACCCTAGGACCCACCGCAGTTAATCCACTCGAACTATCCAATGTTGCCGCCTCCCTAGCTTCCGAAGGAACCTGGTGCGAACCCAACCCCATTGAATCAATTACCGATGCGCAAGGCCAAGAAGTATCACTACCCACTCCACCTTGCGAACAAGCCCTAGACCGCGACGTTGCCAATGCACTCGCCGCCGGCATGAGCCAAGACGCCACCAAAGGAACAGCACAACGTGCTGCCCGAGCAGCCGGCTGGAAAGGGCAATTAGCTGCCAAAACCGGCACAACCGAATCCCATGAATCAGCAGCATTCCTAGGATTCAACAGCAACTTTGCCGCAGCCTCCTATATCTACAACGATGGCACCACCATCGTGCCACTATGCACCTCCCCTGTGTACCAATGCGGCACCGGTTCCCTCTACGGTGGCGACGAACCCGCACGCACCTGGTTTAGCGCAGCAGGACAACTCAATGCAGCCGCAGGAACCTTGCCTGGCTACGACGCAAAATACAACCAAGGATTTGTTTCTTCCCTCAGCGCCAGCTACCGTGGACGCGACGTCGAAGAAGTACGCAAAGAACTTACCGCTCGTGGCTATGATGTACTCACCCAAGTCACCAGCGGCGACGGCACAGAAAAAAATCATGTGATGCGCGTCGATGCGCCAGTTCCACTCAAACGAGGCGCAAGAGTAACCGTCTACGTTTCCGACGGCACCATTCCAGTGCGTCCGACACGAAACTACAACCCACCCACCACATCCAATAGTTACACCAGCCCCGACATCAACATACCAACTATCGAGACACCTAACTTGGATGGGATCGTCGATCAGCTACAAGATCTACTCAACCAACGCTAA
- the codB gene encoding cytosine permease codes for MNSAKHADPDYPVTPVPVQARKTFFSLVVVLLGFTVFTPTMISGAELGVAFRFSELLMVVGLGSLILGAYVATLGWVGARTGLTTVVMARYTLGTHGAKVASLLLGGTQLGWYGVIIGTVGSMTAQAFGWQSYGAQVAVMIISSTLMCLTACYGYRGMYWVSAITTPLILVLAVWVVYKCVDKVGGWSGLFALEPGAQLSLAVAITTVVGTFVSAGTQAPNWTRFAKSGTHAVLACVIGFIFGNGLMIFFGAIGAMTFGEGDFVVILYQLGLVSLGLFLLFGNLWKSNADTAYAFGVAGAEIFGKNRKAPFVVAGSVVGTVFAILGVHNHLIDFLYLLGVFIPPLGGVIIGDYVMRWRRTQMPTDVELPRYYLPNLLSYVVAAALAYGSTTLGIGIPPLVGIFSAILAVVVAHCVRS; via the coding sequence ATGAATAGTGCTAAGCACGCAGATCCAGATTATCCGGTCACCCCTGTGCCAGTGCAGGCGCGCAAAACTTTCTTCTCGCTCGTCGTGGTGCTGCTTGGGTTTACTGTTTTCACCCCGACGATGATCTCCGGCGCTGAACTCGGCGTTGCTTTCCGTTTTAGCGAGCTGCTCATGGTGGTGGGTCTTGGTTCCTTGATCCTGGGTGCGTATGTGGCGACTTTGGGTTGGGTTGGGGCTCGTACTGGGTTGACCACTGTGGTGATGGCTCGCTATACGTTGGGAACGCATGGGGCGAAGGTGGCTTCGCTGTTACTTGGCGGTACTCAATTGGGTTGGTATGGGGTCATTATTGGTACGGTGGGGTCGATGACTGCTCAGGCTTTTGGTTGGCAGTCTTATGGTGCCCAGGTGGCGGTGATGATTATTTCCAGCACCTTGATGTGTTTGACTGCGTGCTATGGCTATAGAGGAATGTACTGGGTGTCTGCTATTACGACGCCGTTGATTCTGGTATTAGCAGTGTGGGTGGTCTACAAGTGTGTGGATAAGGTGGGCGGCTGGTCTGGTCTTTTTGCGTTAGAGCCGGGGGCTCAGCTGTCTTTGGCGGTAGCTATTACGACGGTGGTCGGTACCTTTGTGTCTGCCGGTACGCAGGCGCCTAACTGGACTAGGTTTGCCAAGAGTGGCACTCATGCTGTGTTGGCGTGTGTTATTGGTTTTATTTTTGGCAATGGTTTGATGATTTTCTTTGGCGCTATTGGGGCGATGACCTTTGGCGAAGGCGACTTTGTGGTGATCCTCTACCAACTCGGTTTGGTGTCTTTGGGCTTGTTCTTGCTCTTTGGTAATTTGTGGAAGTCGAATGCCGATACTGCCTATGCGTTTGGCGTCGCCGGTGCGGAGATTTTTGGCAAGAATAGGAAAGCGCCTTTTGTGGTGGCAGGTTCTGTGGTGGGCACTGTTTTTGCGATTTTGGGCGTGCACAATCATCTTATTGATTTCTTGTACCTATTGGGCGTATTCATTCCGCCGCTCGGTGGGGTGATTATTGGTGATTATGTTATGCGCTGGCGTCGGACGCAAATGCCAACCGATGTGGAGTTGCCGCGTTATTATCTGCCTAATTTGTTGAGCTATGTGGTAGCGGCTGCATTAGCTTATGGCTCTACGACGCTGGGTATAGGCATTCCACCGCTAGTGGGCATTTTTTCTGCTATTCTCGCGGTGGTCGTTGCCCATTGTGTGCGGTCTTAG
- a CDS encoding nucleoside deaminase: MLSEHDRRFLDLAIEQARIGWDEGGIPIGAALVADGKVLAVGRNRRIQLGSAIRHGETDCIENAGRLPAEVYRRATLYTTLSPCYMCAGTATLYDIPRIVIGENRSFQASEQWLKTMGKELIIADDPQCYELMQKMLEQRPQLWAEDIGEPHE, translated from the coding sequence ATGCTCAGTGAACATGATCGCCGGTTTCTTGATCTCGCAATTGAACAGGCTCGCATCGGTTGGGATGAAGGTGGTATTCCTATCGGGGCGGCTTTGGTGGCAGATGGAAAAGTGCTTGCAGTGGGGCGTAATCGTCGTATTCAGTTGGGTTCTGCGATTAGGCATGGCGAGACGGATTGTATTGAAAACGCGGGACGTCTCCCGGCCGAGGTGTATCGTCGCGCCACGCTCTATACCACGTTGTCTCCGTGTTATATGTGTGCTGGTACTGCCACCCTTTATGACATTCCGCGCATTGTGATTGGGGAGAATCGTAGTTTTCAGGCTTCGGAGCAGTGGTTAAAAACGATGGGCAAGGAACTTATCATTGCCGACGATCCCCAGTGCTATGAACTTATGCAAAAAATGCTTGAGCAGCGCCCGCAGTTGTGGGCGGAAGATATTGGAGAACCACATGAATAG
- a CDS encoding creatininase, with translation MYAAAATWEDIAAATDSIAIVPVGSCEQHGRHLPLSTDTIIAQHIAAGVEKLIDAVVFPEIHYGYRSNPFSGGGPLFPGTIDLSAMALISLATDILTEILADGFSKVLIINSHFENQFPLQEAMICAQQQAGRDVKIMQTNWWDPLPEHILNQLFDQGTFPGWALEHGALTETSLMLHIAPDAVRQQNYPQEVSFSPPTYLRVPSQKTDIPSHGALASAAGASAAKGKIIAQAAIAGIVDMCALEFPLRKR, from the coding sequence ATGTACGCTGCTGCGGCGACATGGGAAGATATTGCTGCTGCCACCGATAGCATTGCTATTGTCCCTGTTGGTTCTTGTGAACAACATGGTCGGCACCTGCCACTGTCCACGGACACTATCATTGCGCAACACATTGCGGCGGGCGTCGAAAAGCTCATTGATGCAGTGGTTTTCCCCGAGATTCATTATGGGTATCGCTCGAATCCTTTTAGCGGCGGTGGCCCTTTGTTTCCTGGGACGATAGACCTTAGCGCGATGGCCTTGATAAGTTTGGCGACGGATATCCTCACGGAAATACTGGCAGATGGGTTTAGCAAAGTGCTGATCATCAACTCGCACTTTGAGAATCAATTTCCTCTCCAGGAAGCAATGATTTGTGCTCAGCAACAGGCGGGGCGTGACGTGAAAATCATGCAGACAAACTGGTGGGATCCTCTTCCTGAGCATATTCTTAATCAACTATTTGATCAGGGGACATTCCCGGGTTGGGCACTAGAGCATGGTGCGTTGACGGAAACGTCACTGATGTTGCATATTGCGCCGGATGCGGTGCGGCAGCAGAATTATCCTCAAGAAGTGTCGTTTTCGCCGCCGACGTATCTGCGCGTGCCAAGTCAAAAAACTGATATTCCTTCGCATGGGGCGTTGGCGTCGGCTGCTGGGGCAAGCGCTGCTAAGGGCAAGATTATTGCGCAGGCGGCTATCGCGGGCATTGTGGATATGTGTGCGCTAGAGTTTCCACTAAGAAAGCGCTAA
- a CDS encoding MFS transporter, with translation MSVLEYAPTRITTVAQSVPADRQLRQATKAAFIGTFIEWFDYAAYVYMSAIIAKVFFAESSGRTALVQTFALFALSFLIRPLGAVVWGHIGDRIGRIHTLSISVVMMSAATLCIAFLPTHASVGAFAPIPLLILRMVQGFAAAGEYAGASTHLAEVAPAHKRGLYAAVVPSATASGLLLGSLLAALLSGVLSDSALATWGWRIPFLCAAPLGLYGFYIRRKAGESDSFTQAHKSQRLPIAEVIRYPRALIVAFAGAILNAIGFYVILTYVPIYLSEEIGMNASTAFIVSSISSAFYIIFVLITGALSDKLGRRTTMLIAAAVMGISIVPAFMLLGSSGLVLVLIVQVCLGGVLALNDGVLPAFLAEQFPTQVRLTGFALTFNIANAVFGGTAPMIATWLIGRCNTVLAPGYYLALAAVITGIAVAFARDRQGDE, from the coding sequence ATGTCGGTTTTAGAATACGCACCCACACGCATAACAACCGTTGCCCAATCTGTGCCAGCAGACAGGCAATTGCGCCAGGCAACCAAAGCGGCCTTCATCGGCACGTTCATTGAGTGGTTCGACTACGCAGCCTACGTCTACATGTCGGCGATCATCGCAAAGGTATTTTTCGCAGAGAGCTCAGGAAGAACCGCATTAGTACAGACATTTGCCCTTTTCGCGCTTTCTTTCCTGATTCGCCCGCTGGGGGCAGTGGTGTGGGGTCACATTGGCGACAGAATCGGCCGCATTCATACCCTAAGCATTTCCGTCGTGATGATGTCCGCAGCGACCTTATGCATTGCATTTTTGCCCACTCACGCCAGTGTTGGTGCCTTTGCGCCCATCCCGTTGCTGATTTTGCGCATGGTTCAAGGTTTCGCCGCTGCTGGGGAGTATGCGGGCGCGTCCACTCACTTGGCTGAGGTTGCTCCCGCGCATAAGCGTGGGCTTTACGCGGCTGTGGTTCCCTCGGCAACTGCATCGGGGCTGCTCCTTGGCTCTTTATTGGCTGCGCTGCTCAGCGGTGTGCTTTCTGATTCTGCCTTGGCCACCTGGGGCTGGCGCATACCTTTCCTCTGCGCTGCACCATTGGGCTTGTATGGGTTTTATATTCGTCGTAAAGCGGGGGAGTCGGATTCTTTTACCCAGGCGCATAAATCTCAGCGCCTGCCAATCGCCGAGGTAATTCGCTATCCGCGGGCGTTGATCGTTGCTTTTGCCGGTGCCATCCTTAACGCGATCGGGTTCTATGTCATCTTGACCTATGTTCCCATTTATTTGTCTGAGGAAATTGGCATGAATGCCAGCACAGCCTTTATCGTTTCGAGTATTTCCTCTGCGTTCTATATCATTTTCGTCCTGATCACGGGCGCGTTATCCGATAAGCTCGGACGACGCACCACCATGCTCATCGCGGCAGCTGTCATGGGAATCAGCATTGTGCCTGCTTTTATGCTGCTCGGAAGCTCAGGATTGGTACTCGTGCTCATAGTGCAAGTGTGCCTCGGTGGTGTTCTTGCGCTTAACGACGGCGTGCTCCCGGCATTCCTCGCCGAACAATTCCCTACGCAGGTGCGACTAACCGGCTTTGCGCTGACCTTCAACATTGCCAATGCTGTGTTTGGCGGCACTGCACCCATGATTGCCACCTGGCTTATCGGCAGGTGTAACACTGTTCTTGCCCCTGGATACTACTTAGCGTTGGCTGCAGTCATTACTGGTATTGCCGTTGCTTTTGCTCGTGATCGTCAAGGAGATGAATAA
- a CDS encoding amidohydrolase family protein produces MLITNARIANHNDDAHYDIRITNGKIESITPATHATDNDSYNAHGRIVAPQFVEAHIHLDYANTAGTPRDNQSGTLFEAIEIWRERKEQGLNNPKLIRANAIAAARSAVAHGVGTIRTHVDVTDPNLVAFYALQEVKEEIKDWCEIEIVAFPQNGIYAYPGGDKLVARALDEGADAIGGIPHLEPTREDGIASLDYLFDLSEKYGVPIDIHCDEIDDEHSRFTEVIAAQTSKRSMHGLATISHAVAMSYYSPGYLSRLLPKLAAAQVNFAVCPNENLHLQGRGFSSAVPRGVAPIKQLTEFGINVALCQDSISDPWYPLGNGDLLRILDTGLHVSHMLTPTYLDNCLEFITTNPARNLRLNNYGIAEGNPANLIVLDATSQRDALQHSAPVLLSIHNGKKIFERAAAPAQWDY; encoded by the coding sequence ATGCTCATCACCAACGCACGTATCGCAAACCACAACGACGATGCCCACTACGACATCCGCATCACCAACGGAAAAATCGAAAGTATCACCCCGGCAACGCACGCCACAGATAACGACAGCTACAATGCCCACGGGCGCATCGTAGCCCCGCAATTCGTCGAAGCACACATCCACCTCGACTACGCCAACACCGCAGGCACACCCCGCGACAACCAATCAGGAACACTCTTTGAAGCAATAGAAATCTGGCGCGAACGCAAAGAACAAGGACTCAACAACCCAAAGCTCATCCGCGCCAACGCCATCGCCGCCGCCCGCTCCGCCGTCGCACACGGCGTAGGCACCATCCGCACCCACGTCGACGTAACAGACCCCAACCTCGTCGCCTTCTACGCACTACAAGAAGTCAAAGAAGAAATAAAAGACTGGTGCGAGATCGAAATCGTCGCCTTCCCCCAAAACGGCATCTACGCATACCCCGGCGGCGACAAACTAGTAGCACGAGCCCTCGACGAAGGCGCCGACGCAATAGGTGGCATCCCCCACCTAGAACCCACACGAGAAGACGGCATCGCATCACTCGACTACCTCTTCGACCTCAGCGAAAAATACGGAGTACCCATCGACATCCACTGCGACGAAATCGATGACGAACACTCCAGATTCACAGAAGTCATTGCAGCCCAAACCAGCAAACGCTCCATGCACGGATTAGCCACAATTTCCCACGCAGTAGCCATGAGCTACTACTCGCCAGGCTACCTATCCCGACTACTACCCAAACTCGCCGCAGCCCAAGTGAACTTTGCCGTATGCCCCAATGAAAACCTCCACCTACAAGGGCGCGGGTTTAGCAGCGCCGTCCCTCGGGGCGTAGCACCAATAAAACAGCTCACCGAGTTTGGGATAAACGTCGCACTGTGCCAAGACTCAATCTCCGACCCCTGGTACCCCCTAGGCAATGGCGACCTATTGCGCATACTCGACACCGGGCTACACGTCAGCCATATGCTCACCCCCACCTACCTCGACAATTGCCTAGAGTTCATCACCACAAACCCAGCACGCAACCTCAGGCTCAACAACTACGGGATCGCCGAAGGCAACCCCGCCAACCTCATTGTGCTCGACGCCACGTCGCAACGCGACGCATTGCAGCACAGCGCCCCCGTACTGCTATCCATACACAACGGGAAGAAAATTTTTGAGCGAGCAGCAGCGCCCGCCCAATGGGACTACTGA
- a CDS encoding GatB/YqeY domain-containing protein, which translates to MSELKTKIRSDMTVAMKERDKERVGALRMLLAAIQLEETNGSKHEITDDDVLKVIAREIKKRRESAEVYAEAGRQELADNELAEARILSEYQPAQLDDEQLGELVAAAIAEVKEQQGEATMKQMGQVMKVATARAAGRADGKRLSAAVRELLQ; encoded by the coding sequence ATGAGTGAATTAAAGACAAAGATCCGTTCTGATATGACCGTTGCCATGAAGGAGCGCGATAAGGAGCGTGTTGGTGCGTTGCGTATGCTTCTTGCTGCGATTCAGCTTGAGGAGACTAATGGTTCTAAGCATGAGATTACTGACGACGATGTCCTGAAGGTTATTGCTCGTGAGATTAAAAAGCGCCGCGAGTCTGCCGAGGTGTATGCTGAGGCGGGTCGTCAGGAGTTAGCGGATAATGAGTTGGCTGAGGCGCGCATCCTCAGCGAGTACCAGCCGGCTCAGTTGGATGATGAGCAGCTGGGCGAGTTGGTTGCTGCTGCTATTGCTGAGGTGAAGGAGCAGCAGGGCGAGGCGACGATGAAGCAGATGGGGCAGGTCATGAAGGTTGCTACTGCTCGTGCTGCTGGTCGCGCTGATGGTAAGCGTCTTTCTGCTGCGGTGCGTGAGTTGCTTCAGTAG
- a CDS encoding metallophosphoesterase — MRTLLAGLGIASAATTIWGIRECEQFELKEITLPLLAPGTLRGAKDFKILHISDLHMVASQTKKQQWVAQLDALQPDLVVNTGDNLSDPKGVPGVLRALNPLLKRPGIFVFGSNDYYAPRMVNPLTYLLGKKRKVSKIELPWQGMRAAFVEHGWYDANQRRHEFQIGHVRIAATGVDDPHHDLDDYTQIQGAPHHDADLSLALLHSPEPRVLEKFEQDGYMLSLSGHTHGGQICLPGSRAIVTNCGIDRRRAQGLHRYGNLWMHVSNGLGTSRYAPVRLFCRPSATLLRIQEQHLLQ; from the coding sequence ATGAGGACACTCCTGGCCGGATTGGGAATCGCCAGTGCCGCAACCACCATATGGGGCATACGCGAATGCGAACAATTTGAGCTCAAAGAAATTACCCTACCCCTGCTAGCCCCCGGCACCTTACGCGGCGCCAAAGACTTCAAGATACTCCACATCAGCGACCTACACATGGTTGCCTCCCAAACCAAAAAACAACAATGGGTCGCCCAACTCGACGCACTGCAACCAGACCTAGTCGTCAACACAGGCGACAACCTCTCCGACCCCAAAGGCGTACCCGGCGTACTACGCGCGCTCAACCCACTGCTCAAGCGCCCAGGCATCTTCGTCTTCGGCAGCAATGACTACTACGCCCCCCGCATGGTCAACCCGCTGACCTATTTGCTCGGCAAAAAACGCAAAGTCAGCAAAATAGAATTACCGTGGCAAGGAATGCGAGCTGCTTTCGTCGAACATGGCTGGTACGACGCCAACCAACGCCGACACGAATTCCAAATCGGACACGTGCGCATTGCCGCCACCGGCGTCGACGACCCACACCACGACCTCGACGACTACACCCAAATCCAAGGCGCACCCCACCACGACGCCGACCTAAGCCTCGCACTCCTCCACTCCCCAGAACCACGCGTACTAGAAAAATTCGAGCAAGACGGCTACATGCTCAGCCTTTCCGGACACACCCACGGCGGGCAAATCTGCCTACCCGGCTCGCGCGCAATCGTGACCAACTGCGGAATCGACCGACGCCGCGCCCAAGGCCTCCACCGCTACGGCAACCTCTGGATGCACGTATCCAATGGGCTCGGCACCTCACGCTACGCACCAGTACGCCTCTTCTGCCGCCCCTCCGCAACACTGCTACGTATCCAAGAGCAGCATTTGCTACAGTAA